Part of the Paenibacillus sp. FSL R7-0273 genome is shown below.
CCGGAGTGAACGGTGCCTTGAATTTGGAGGCAGCCTGCAGGTCCGGACGGTTCCGCTTGTATTTGATGTGGCATACCAGCACTACGCCCCAGACCCAAATAAAGCAAATGGCGCTGACCGTAGTCACAATGCCGAAGGCCTGCTCCGGAACCAGCTTGCTCAGCAGCGCACCGGCTGAAACAACCAGTGTAGAAATGAACAGCGAATTGGCCGGCACATGATTTTTGTTCAGCTTGCCGAACCGGGCAGAAGCCTGATCCTTGCGGCTCAGATTGTAGAGAATCCGGCTGGTCGAGAACATCCCGCTGTTGCAGGCCGACGCAGCTGAGGTCAGGACGACGAAGTTGATAATCCCGGCAGCAACCGGAATACCCACGAGGCTAAAGGTTCTTACGAACGGGCTCTCCGCCGGGCTGAGCTGGGTCCACGGGTTAACGCACAGCAGAACGAACAGCGCGCCAACGTAGAAGAACAGAATCCGCAGCGGGATTTTGTTAATCGCTGACGGGATATTTTTCTCAGGATCAGCCGTTTCTGCCGCCGACACCCCTACGAGCTCTACACCGACATAAGCAAACACGACCATCTGGAAGGAGAACAGGAAGCCTGTGATGCCGTTAGGGAATACTCCGCCATGCTGCCACAGATTGCGGACCGTTACCGCTCCTGCATCTGTCTTGAAGCCCATGACGAGCAGGACAATCCCGAGCCCGATCAGGGCAAGAATCGTAACCACCTTGATTAATGCGAACCAGAACTCCAGCTCGCCGAAGCTTTTGACGGTCAGCAGATTAAGTCCCAGCAGAATAATCAGACAGATGACGGCAGGTATCCACTGCGGGATATCAAACCAGTATTGCACATAGACCCCTACCGCAATGACATCGGCCATCGCCGTCATAATCCAGCAGAACCAGTACGTCCAGCCTGTGACAAAAGCGGCCTTAGGCCCTAAATAATCCTCAGCTATATCCGTAAAGGACTGGTACCCCGCCTTGGACAGCAGCAGTTCCCCCAGTGCCCTCATTACAAAAAACACAGCGATTCCCACAATCAGATAAGTGAACATGATCGACGGACCCGCCTTTTCAATCGCCCGCCCTGATCCCAGGAATAACCCTGTTCCAATCGTTCCTCCAATTGCGATTAACTGTACGTGCCGGTTAGCCAGCTCTCTC
Proteins encoded:
- a CDS encoding amino acid permease yields the protein MAELKRELANRHVQLIAIGGTIGTGLFLGSGRAIEKAGPSIMFTYLIVGIAVFFVMRALGELLLSKAGYQSFTDIAEDYLGPKAAFVTGWTYWFCWIMTAMADVIAVGVYVQYWFDIPQWIPAVICLIILLGLNLLTVKSFGELEFWFALIKVVTILALIGLGIVLLVMGFKTDAGAVTVRNLWQHGGVFPNGITGFLFSFQMVVFAYVGVELVGVSAAETADPEKNIPSAINKIPLRILFFYVGALFVLLCVNPWTQLSPAESPFVRTFSLVGIPVAAGIINFVVLTSAASACNSGMFSTSRILYNLSRKDQASARFGKLNKNHVPANSLFISTLVVSAGALLSKLVPEQAFGIVTTVSAICFIWVWGVVLVCHIKYKRNRPDLQAASKFKAPFTPAVNYMVLALFAAILIIMLIAEETRPALLFTPVWFILLFVLYLVRSRKQKSRGETGINTGAGNHIQL